A single region of the Serinus canaria isolate serCan28SL12 chromosome 11, serCan2020, whole genome shotgun sequence genome encodes:
- the CLEC3A gene encoding C-type lectin domain family 3 member A: protein MAQTGLMIFLLISLLLLDQTISQASKFKARKHSKRRVKEKDDLKTQIDKLWREVNALKEIQALQTVCLRGTKAHKKCYLMSEGTKHFHEANEDCIAKGGTLAIPRSNEETNILRDYGRKSAPGASELWLGVTDMAHEGRFVDVNGMALHYSNWDRAQPNGGKRENCVFLSQAAQGKWVDEVCRTAKRYVCEFLIP from the exons ATGGCACAAACTGGACTTATGATTTTTCTACTCATAAGCTTACTACTGCTGGATCAGACCATCAGCCAGGCTTCCAAGTTCAAAGCCAGGAAGCACAGCAAACGTAGAGTGAAAG AAAAAGATGACCTGAAGACCCAGATTGACAAATTGTGGCGAGAAGTAAATGCTCTGAAGGAAATACAAGCACTCCAGACAG TGTGCCTTCGTGGGACCAAGGCCCACAAGAAGTGCTACCTCATGTCAGAAGGCACCAAGCACTTCCATGAGGCCAATGAGGACTGCATAGCCAAGGGGGGGACGTTGGCCATCCCCAGGAGTAACGAGGAAACGAACATCCTTCGCGATTACGGCAGGAAAAGCGCGCCTGGCGCCTCCGAGCTCTGGCTGGGTGTCACCGACATGGCCCACGAAGGGAGGTTTGTGGATGTCAATGGCATGGCTCTGCACTACTCCAACTGGGACCGTGCCCAGCCCAACGGGGGCAAGAGGGAAAACTGCGTCTTCCTGTCTCAGGCAGCCCAGGGCAAGTGGGTGGATGAAGTCTGCCGCACTGCCAAGAGATACGTTTGTGAATTCCTGATCCCAtaa